From the Halorhabdus utahensis DSM 12940 genome, one window contains:
- a CDS encoding PAS domain S-box protein, translating into MRNDPQIDGATARERIYETFTDRDQNVESAVADGLVVGTERLGLSIGFFSRIDDGEQVIVRSIGEHPLLQPGETCPIEAAYCRRTVELDGLLSVQDAAVSTAISENAYETFDLGAYIGCKIVVDDEVYGTVCFGDKEPREAAFSEAEELFVELLARLTGQALERRRHARELAARNERLDAERERFRGIAETSFDALFRLDRDMTVTYVSAAIERVLGYDRASVVGVPLDRFIAPEAVETVARLHRRLMDGETVELQEVQFHDAADDPVTLEINARPITEDGTVTGVQGVARDVTDRQAREEALRIRTRAMDEAEIGITITTVNGAGASITYVNDAFERLTGYDASQADDAEFRFLHGPATDPKTVERIGEHVERGETVTVEMITYTSDGRPFWNRMTATPITDATGAVTHVLGFHDDVTDRKRGEKLLERLNRVLRHNLRNDMTVLLGQSDRLRGSEAGAAVADELESIVGDVLELAEGARRLERLARQPWEPERLDPATVVAEAVADPLDRHPEATLTHEIATDREICAGAETRIAVAELVENALEHDDDPPTQVTITARDDGEWIELTVADDGPGVPDLETDVIASGEETPLAHGRGLGLWLVNWIVTRYGGSFQLRSGDGDPPGTVATMRLPGIEHEAPLEAACKRPTTLGR; encoded by the coding sequence ATGAGAAACGATCCACAGATTGATGGGGCAACAGCGCGCGAACGAATCTACGAGACGTTCACCGACCGCGATCAGAACGTCGAGTCGGCGGTGGCGGACGGCCTCGTCGTCGGCACTGAACGGCTCGGGTTGTCGATCGGGTTCTTCTCGCGCATCGACGACGGCGAACAGGTGATCGTCAGGTCGATCGGGGAGCACCCGCTGTTGCAGCCCGGCGAGACCTGTCCGATCGAGGCAGCCTACTGCCGGCGGACTGTCGAGCTCGACGGACTGTTGAGCGTCCAGGATGCGGCGGTCTCGACGGCGATCAGCGAGAATGCCTACGAGACATTCGACCTCGGGGCCTACATCGGGTGCAAGATCGTCGTCGACGACGAGGTGTACGGGACGGTCTGTTTCGGCGACAAGGAGCCTCGCGAGGCGGCGTTCTCCGAGGCCGAGGAGCTGTTCGTGGAGTTGCTCGCGCGCCTGACCGGCCAGGCCCTGGAGCGGCGTCGCCACGCGCGGGAACTGGCGGCGCGCAACGAGCGCCTGGACGCCGAGCGCGAGCGGTTCCGCGGCATCGCCGAGACGAGCTTCGACGCCCTGTTCCGGCTCGACCGCGACATGACGGTCACGTACGTCTCCGCGGCCATCGAGCGCGTGCTGGGCTACGATCGGGCGAGCGTCGTCGGGGTCCCCCTCGACCGGTTTATCGCCCCCGAGGCGGTCGAGACCGTGGCGCGACTCCACCGGCGGCTCATGGACGGCGAGACCGTCGAGCTGCAGGAGGTGCAGTTCCACGACGCGGCCGACGATCCGGTCACCCTCGAGATCAACGCCCGGCCGATCACGGAGGACGGCACCGTGACCGGTGTTCAGGGTGTCGCACGCGACGTGACCGACCGGCAGGCCCGCGAGGAGGCGCTCCGTATCCGGACCCGGGCCATGGACGAGGCGGAGATCGGTATCACGATCACCACCGTCAACGGGGCGGGCGCGTCGATCACCTACGTCAACGACGCCTTCGAGCGGCTGACGGGCTACGACGCGAGCCAGGCCGACGACGCCGAGTTCCGCTTCCTGCACGGCCCGGCGACCGACCCGAAGACCGTCGAGCGGATCGGCGAGCACGTCGAGCGCGGCGAGACTGTCACTGTCGAAATGATCACGTACACGAGCGACGGTCGGCCGTTCTGGAACCGGATGACGGCCACGCCGATCACCGACGCGACCGGGGCAGTCACCCACGTCCTTGGCTTTCACGACGACGTGACCGATCGCAAGCGGGGCGAGAAGCTCCTCGAACGGCTCAACCGCGTCCTCAGACATAACCTCCGTAACGACATGACGGTGCTGCTGGGTCAGAGCGATCGCCTCCGGGGGAGCGAGGCGGGCGCGGCGGTGGCTGACGAACTCGAGTCGATCGTCGGTGACGTCCTCGAGTTGGCCGAGGGAGCCCGTCGACTCGAACGCCTCGCGCGCCAGCCCTGGGAACCCGAACGCCTCGACCCGGCGACGGTCGTCGCCGAGGCCGTCGCTGACCCGCTGGATCGGCACCCAGAAGCCACACTCACTCACGAGATCGCCACCGACCGGGAGATCTGTGCGGGCGCCGAGACCCGGATCGCCGTCGCGGAACTCGTCGAGAACGCCCTCGAACACGACGACGATCCGCCGACGCAGGTCACGATCACCGCCCGGGACGACGGCGAGTGGATCGAGCTGACGGTCGCCGATGACGGCCCGGGGGTGCCCGACCTGGAGACGGACGTGATCGCGAGCGGCGAAGAGACGCCGCTGGCCCACGGGCGCGGGCTTGGCCTCTGGCTGGTCAACTGGATCGTCACCCGCTACGGCGGTTCCTTCCAGCTCCGGTCGGGCGATGGCGACCCGCCGGGGACCGTCGCGACGATGCGACTCCCGGGGATCGAGCACGAGGCGCCACTCGAGGCGGCCTGCAAGCGGCCGACCACTCTCGGCAGGTGA
- a CDS encoding twin-arginine translocation signal domain-containing protein, with protein MTDRTVGSMDGKISRRTFLAVAGSGALAGLAGCLAEGGPATTETTLTLTDPETGETATPVDTEEVNIGRIEFYYFEFSLDGPTEVTYQVDVVRGEPVDVYVVTPEAYEILAEEESGFEAIEGSVVEETYSGNETVSLDSGDYRLIIANVNADVTPENA; from the coding sequence ATGACCGATCGGACAGTCGGTTCGATGGACGGCAAGATCTCCCGGCGAACCTTCCTTGCGGTCGCCGGCAGCGGGGCGCTCGCAGGACTGGCAGGCTGTTTAGCGGAGGGGGGCCCAGCAACGACCGAGACGACACTCACTCTGACCGACCCGGAGACCGGCGAGACGGCCACGCCAGTCGACACCGAGGAAGTCAATATCGGTCGCATCGAGTTTTACTACTTTGAATTCTCCCTCGATGGGCCCACCGAGGTGACCTACCAGGTCGACGTCGTTCGTGGCGAGCCCGTTGACGTCTACGTCGTGACGCCCGAGGCGTACGAGATCCTGGCCGAGGAGGAGTCGGGGTTCGAGGCTATCGAGGGCAGTGTCGTCGAGGAGACGTACTCGGGGAACGAAACGGTCTCGCTGGACAGCGGCGACTACCGGTTGATCATTGCGAACGTGAACGCGGATGTCACGCCGGAAAACGCGTAA
- a CDS encoding ferredoxin family protein translates to MSAQPGTPDVEQPSIEDRLYTVKYEDPGESHLDVELPGICEEKCVTQDCVSVCPANVWRDEDDEGVPTIAYENCLECGSCRWACSHGNVVWEYPENGSGVSYKFG, encoded by the coding sequence ATGAGTGCACAACCCGGAACCCCCGACGTCGAACAGCCATCGATCGAAGACCGCCTCTACACCGTCAAGTACGAGGACCCCGGCGAGTCCCACCTCGATGTGGAACTGCCAGGGATCTGCGAGGAGAAGTGCGTCACTCAGGACTGCGTCTCCGTCTGTCCCGCCAACGTCTGGCGTGACGAAGACGACGAGGGCGTCCCGACGATCGCCTACGAGAACTGCCTGGAATGTGGCAGTTGCCGGTGGGCCTGCTCACATGGCAACGTCGTCTGGGAGTACCCCGAGAACGGCAGCGGCGTCTCGTATAAGTTCGGCTAG
- a CDS encoding FAD-dependent oxidoreductase: protein MPQPTSETPSYDGEFDAIVVGAGLAGSAAALTMAEEGLDVIMLERGNSPGTKNVFGGIMFTPRIRELTDFDDAPKERFVAEKTFSMLSEEGDATEVSMQPAAWKEEPHNDSWMVLRGDFDEWFAEQAVEAGATLLTETTVTDLVREDGTIAGVETDRPDGRLHAPTVVLAEGANSLVSEGAGLSKPQDRKDVAVSAKEVRKYDREKIEDRFHLTDEEGAAMHYFGDGAVGDAVGGGFIYTNKRTLAIGVVYSIEDAVHDDRTPDDVLDDFKSHPAVAPLVKGGRMVEYSAHAIPEGGPEAMPDLVHDGAVITGDAAGLVLNNGLHLEGTNMAVESGYHAGKAVADAVASGRTDAAALADYEDDLTDSWVMDNLNHYGWFLDAAAEDKEFLFDDLPRAIADAETDYFRMNDEPKTRHTKSARKRLVGAMGGYLGAAKKAWKYRKMFI, encoded by the coding sequence ATGCCCCAGCCGACCAGCGAGACGCCCAGCTACGACGGCGAGTTCGACGCGATCGTCGTCGGCGCGGGACTCGCGGGGAGTGCCGCCGCGCTGACGATGGCCGAGGAGGGCCTGGACGTGATCATGCTGGAGCGGGGAAACTCCCCCGGGACGAAAAACGTCTTCGGCGGGATCATGTTCACCCCGCGCATCCGCGAGCTGACGGACTTCGACGACGCGCCCAAAGAACGGTTCGTCGCCGAAAAGACCTTCTCGATGCTTAGCGAGGAGGGCGACGCGACCGAAGTCTCGATGCAGCCGGCGGCCTGGAAAGAGGAACCGCACAACGACTCCTGGATGGTGCTCCGGGGTGACTTCGACGAGTGGTTCGCCGAGCAGGCCGTCGAGGCGGGTGCGACGCTGCTCACCGAGACGACCGTCACTGATCTCGTCCGCGAGGACGGAACCATCGCGGGCGTCGAGACCGACCGCCCGGACGGACGGCTACACGCGCCGACGGTCGTCCTCGCCGAGGGGGCTAACTCGCTGGTCAGCGAGGGGGCCGGACTGTCCAAGCCCCAAGATCGGAAAGACGTCGCGGTCTCCGCGAAGGAAGTCCGCAAGTACGACCGCGAGAAGATTGAGGATCGCTTCCACCTCACCGACGAGGAGGGTGCGGCAATGCATTACTTCGGCGACGGCGCGGTCGGCGATGCCGTCGGCGGCGGGTTCATCTACACGAACAAGCGCACGCTCGCCATCGGCGTCGTCTACTCGATCGAGGACGCCGTCCACGACGACCGGACCCCCGACGACGTGCTCGATGACTTCAAGTCCCACCCGGCGGTTGCACCGCTGGTCAAGGGCGGCCGGATGGTGGAATATTCCGCTCACGCGATCCCCGAGGGTGGCCCCGAGGCAATGCCCGACCTCGTCCACGACGGCGCGGTGATCACCGGCGACGCCGCCGGACTGGTGCTCAACAACGGCCTGCACCTCGAAGGGACGAACATGGCCGTCGAGAGTGGGTATCACGCCGGGAAGGCGGTCGCCGATGCAGTGGCGTCCGGCCGGACGGACGCCGCGGCCCTCGCCGACTACGAGGACGACCTCACCGACTCGTGGGTGATGGACAACCTGAACCACTACGGGTGGTTCTTAGACGCCGCCGCGGAGGACAAGGAGTTCCTCTTCGACGACCTGCCGCGGGCCATCGCCGACGCCGAGACCGACTACTTCCGGATGAACGACGAACCGAAGACCCGCCACACGAAATCCGCCCGCAAGCGCCTCGTCGGCGCGATGGGCGGCTATCTCGGTGCGGCGAAGAAAGCCTGGAAATACCGCAAGATGTTCATCTAG
- a CDS encoding electron transfer flavoprotein subunit alpha/FixB family protein: MAAGAQSENAADIDAHSDVWVFVEQHDGEVAKVAWELLAKGRELADQKDEDLVALVMGEDIRETDIPEEAIARGADRVLVADDPIFEPYRADPYGEQFRHLVEIRKPDIALIGGTHTGRDFAGRVAVPTHAGLTADTTELEITDERYEMRRPAFGGDALATIICPNHRPQMSTVRPGVFDTPEPDESREGEVEDVETVVGEDETLTEVLEREVGDVADITDAEVVVAGGMGLEGDFDPLWELADLLGGEVAATREAVEEGWIEPARQVGQTGKTVRPKLYIAVGISGAIQHVEGMDDSETVIAINNDGNAPIFENADYGIVADYADVLPELIDLLRERLGDSQEVSA, translated from the coding sequence ATGGCGGCCGGTGCCCAATCGGAGAACGCCGCGGACATCGACGCCCACAGCGACGTCTGGGTGTTCGTCGAACAGCACGACGGCGAGGTCGCGAAGGTCGCCTGGGAGTTGCTCGCGAAGGGGCGGGAGCTCGCTGACCAGAAGGACGAGGACCTGGTCGCGCTCGTCATGGGCGAGGACATTCGGGAGACGGACATCCCGGAGGAAGCCATCGCCCGGGGCGCGGACCGCGTGCTCGTGGCCGACGATCCGATCTTCGAACCCTATCGCGCCGATCCCTACGGCGAGCAGTTCCGTCACCTCGTCGAGATCCGCAAGCCGGACATCGCGCTGATCGGCGGGACCCACACCGGCCGGGACTTCGCCGGTCGGGTCGCCGTCCCGACTCATGCCGGCCTGACCGCCGACACGACGGAACTGGAGATCACCGACGAGCGCTACGAGATGCGCCGCCCCGCCTTCGGCGGGGACGCCCTGGCGACGATCATCTGCCCGAACCACCGTCCACAGATGTCCACCGTTCGCCCCGGCGTCTTCGACACGCCCGAGCCCGACGAAAGCCGGGAAGGGGAGGTCGAGGACGTCGAGACCGTCGTCGGCGAGGACGAAACCCTCACCGAAGTGCTCGAACGCGAGGTCGGCGACGTGGCCGACATCACCGACGCCGAAGTCGTCGTCGCCGGCGGGATGGGGCTGGAGGGGGATTTCGATCCCCTCTGGGAACTCGCCGACCTGCTCGGCGGGGAGGTCGCCGCCACGCGGGAGGCCGTCGAGGAGGGCTGGATCGAACCCGCCCGCCAGGTCGGCCAGACCGGCAAGACCGTTCGCCCGAAGCTCTACATCGCCGTCGGAATCAGTGGAGCAATCCAGCACGTCGAGGGGATGGACGACTCCGAAACGGTGATCGCCATCAACAACGACGGCAACGCGCCGATCTTCGAGAACGCCGATTACGGCATCGTCGCCGACTACGCCGATGTCTTGCCCGAACTGATCGACCTGCTCCGTGAGCGACTCGGAGATAGCCAGGAGGTGTCAGCATGA
- a CDS encoding electron transfer flavoprotein subunit beta/FixA family protein, whose translation MTDGWNIVVCVKQVPDAAEVSIDPDTGILNRADAEAVMNAPDYNAVEAALEVRDEVGGTVTALTMGPASAHEVLRGAVAMGADDAVLLTDRAFGGSDTWPTSLALARAADELDADVVFGGEETTDSSTGQVPPGIAAHNDWAQLTYVEDLEPRPDEDQLVAKRDVEGGYERVAAELPVVVAMEFGENQPRTAGLHRKIYAETDFEPVEWSAADIGVEDEVGLAVSPTQVGGMATAEPVPREQETVEDVEEIADRIAEVL comes from the coding sequence ATGACCGACGGCTGGAACATCGTCGTCTGTGTCAAGCAAGTGCCTGATGCCGCGGAGGTATCGATCGATCCCGACACGGGGATCCTCAACCGGGCTGACGCCGAGGCAGTCATGAACGCGCCGGACTACAACGCCGTCGAGGCGGCCCTGGAGGTCCGTGACGAAGTCGGCGGCACGGTCACGGCCCTCACAATGGGGCCGGCAAGTGCCCACGAAGTCCTTCGTGGGGCTGTCGCGATGGGTGCCGACGACGCCGTGTTGCTGACCGATCGGGCCTTCGGCGGCAGCGACACCTGGCCGACGAGTCTCGCGCTGGCCCGGGCAGCCGATGAACTCGACGCCGACGTGGTCTTCGGCGGCGAGGAAACCACCGACTCCTCGACGGGACAGGTCCCGCCGGGGATCGCCGCCCACAACGACTGGGCCCAACTCACCTACGTCGAGGACCTCGAACCACGACCCGACGAGGACCAGCTGGTCGCGAAACGCGACGTCGAAGGTGGCTACGAGCGGGTCGCCGCCGAGTTGCCCGTCGTCGTCGCCATGGAGTTCGGCGAGAACCAGCCCCGGACGGCGGGGCTCCACCGGAAGATCTACGCCGAAACCGACTTCGAGCCGGTCGAGTGGTCTGCCGCCGACATCGGCGTCGAGGACGAGGTCGGGCTGGCCGTCTCGCCGACGCAGGTCGGCGGGATGGCGACCGCCGAGCCGGTTCCGCGCGAGCAGGAGACGGTCGAGGACGTCGAAGAGATCGCCGATCGCATCGCGGAGGTGCTCTGA